In the genome of Pan troglodytes isolate AG18354 chromosome 15, NHGRI_mPanTro3-v2.0_pri, whole genome shotgun sequence, one region contains:
- the VCPKMT gene encoding protein N-lysine methyltransferase METTL21D isoform X2: protein MADTLESSLEDPLRSFVRVLEKRDGTVLRLQQYSSGGVGCVVWDAAIVLSKYLETPEFSGDGAHALSRRSVLELGSGTGAVGLMAATLGADVVVTDLEELQDLLKMNINMNKHLVTGSVQAKVLKWGEEIEGFPSPPDYILMADCIYYEESLEPLLKTLKDISGFETCIICCYEQRTMGKNPEIEKKYFEKFPS, encoded by the exons ATGGCGGATACGCTGGAGTCCTCGCTGGAGGACCCACTGCGGAGCTTTGTGCGAGTTTTGGAGAAGCGGGATGGTACAGTGCTACGACTACAGCAGTATAGCTCCGGTGGCGTGGGTTGCGTTGTGTGGGACGCTGCCATTGTCCTTTCTAAATACCTGGAAACGCCCGAGTTTTCTGGCGACGGGGCCCACGCGCTGAGCCGGCGGTCGGTGCTGGAGCTGGGTTCGGGCACCGGGGCCGTGGGGCTCATGGCTGCTACCCTCGG GGCTGATGTTGTAGTCACCGATCTTGAGGAATTGCAAGACTTGCTGAAGATGAATATTAATATGAACAAGCATCTTGTCACTGGTTCTGTTCAAGCCAAGGTACTGAAATG GGGGGAAGAAATAGAAGGCTTTCCTTCTCCACCCGACTACATACTGATGGCCGACTGCATATACTATGAAGAG tctTTGGAGCCATTGCTGAAAACTCTAAAAGATATCAGTGGATTTGAAACTTGTATTATATGTTGTTATGAACAACGAACAATGGGGAAAAATCcagaaattgagaaaaaatattttgag aaattTCCATCGTGA
- the VCPKMT gene encoding protein N-lysine methyltransferase METTL21D isoform X1, with translation MADTLESSLEDPLRSFVRVLEKRDGTVLRLQQYSSGGVGCVVWDAAIVLSKYLETPEFSGDGAHALSRRSVLELGSGTGAVGLMAATLGADVVVTDLEELQDLLKMNINMNKHLVTGSVQAKVLKWGEEIEGFPSPPDYILMADCIYYEESLEPLLKTLKDISGFETCIICCYEQRTMGKNPEIEKKYFELLQLDFDFEKIPLEKHDEEYRSEDIHIIYIRKKKSKFPS, from the exons ATGGCGGATACGCTGGAGTCCTCGCTGGAGGACCCACTGCGGAGCTTTGTGCGAGTTTTGGAGAAGCGGGATGGTACAGTGCTACGACTACAGCAGTATAGCTCCGGTGGCGTGGGTTGCGTTGTGTGGGACGCTGCCATTGTCCTTTCTAAATACCTGGAAACGCCCGAGTTTTCTGGCGACGGGGCCCACGCGCTGAGCCGGCGGTCGGTGCTGGAGCTGGGTTCGGGCACCGGGGCCGTGGGGCTCATGGCTGCTACCCTCGG GGCTGATGTTGTAGTCACCGATCTTGAGGAATTGCAAGACTTGCTGAAGATGAATATTAATATGAACAAGCATCTTGTCACTGGTTCTGTTCAAGCCAAGGTACTGAAATG GGGGGAAGAAATAGAAGGCTTTCCTTCTCCACCCGACTACATACTGATGGCCGACTGCATATACTATGAAGAG tctTTGGAGCCATTGCTGAAAACTCTAAAAGATATCAGTGGATTTGAAACTTGTATTATATGTTGTTATGAACAACGAACAATGGGGAAAAATCcagaaattgagaaaaaatattttgag CTCCTTCAGCTAGATTTTGACTTTGAAAAAATTCCTTTGGAAAAACATGATGAAGAGTATCGAAGTGAAgatattcatattatatacatcagaaagaaaaaatcg aaattTCCATCGTGA
- the VCPKMT gene encoding protein N-lysine methyltransferase METTL21D isoform X3, translated as MADTLESSLEDPLRSFVRVLEKRDGTVLRLQQYSSGGVGCVVWDAAIVLSKYLETPEFSGDGAHALSRRSVLELGSGTGAVGLMAATLGADVVVTDLEELQDLLKMNINMNKHLVTGSVQAKVLKWGEEIEGFPSPPDYILMADCIYYEELLQLDFDFEKIPLEKHDEEYRSEDIHIIYIRKKKSKFPS; from the exons ATGGCGGATACGCTGGAGTCCTCGCTGGAGGACCCACTGCGGAGCTTTGTGCGAGTTTTGGAGAAGCGGGATGGTACAGTGCTACGACTACAGCAGTATAGCTCCGGTGGCGTGGGTTGCGTTGTGTGGGACGCTGCCATTGTCCTTTCTAAATACCTGGAAACGCCCGAGTTTTCTGGCGACGGGGCCCACGCGCTGAGCCGGCGGTCGGTGCTGGAGCTGGGTTCGGGCACCGGGGCCGTGGGGCTCATGGCTGCTACCCTCGG GGCTGATGTTGTAGTCACCGATCTTGAGGAATTGCAAGACTTGCTGAAGATGAATATTAATATGAACAAGCATCTTGTCACTGGTTCTGTTCAAGCCAAGGTACTGAAATG GGGGGAAGAAATAGAAGGCTTTCCTTCTCCACCCGACTACATACTGATGGCCGACTGCATATACTATGAAGAG CTCCTTCAGCTAGATTTTGACTTTGAAAAAATTCCTTTGGAAAAACATGATGAAGAGTATCGAAGTGAAgatattcatattatatacatcagaaagaaaaaatcg aaattTCCATCGTGA